A stretch of the Lineus longissimus chromosome 12, tnLinLong1.2, whole genome shotgun sequence genome encodes the following:
- the LOC135497007 gene encoding sialoadhesin-like isoform X1, producing MAVGVFVVSFILGSPFIPLVDLIVPPKTPVLSGFEPVAIGSYRELVCDASQPDTATITYRWYKYTIVHGVENWESKGPIGTGQKYVFNLVTEKQVFHTDNPAEPVSGKYLCRASNSAGTRDSEWGDLYVYTPCSLYTVSVSPPKPSIGSTFTLNCYIPNPSGFTVEWLKRADASSPAIDVAAANKKGCHAPSNPRYRWSSCSPTSTSSPTKTFNLQVTNAQPSDSAYWICQDVILNCYSNPVKPVVQVHPGTPQITGFPSGPVIAETQLNLKCVASPPGDTYDWYKDGTKVTTSSSYDFQVTKESAGVYKCLARNYAGSASSPDKTLVVYYKPDSVVVSSGKTSSYVGEKDKFTCTVSGGNPTPTVKLYFKRSGGTLVEVTQGQDRVMAKEDNQAEYYCEAKVTGYPAFDMTSSRKTYSVTFSNTKVSFLNNPTAAVQAGQVKKFTCETDESNPVTYIKWYHHITGSSWRDVTTGIASSERNGVYGGKIRISEWSVTAAKTMNGAAIRCITTYSLTGHGFTTITDTIMYVKFNPSKITLLQIPPRVIHEGKLITIICETNSANPVANIQFHRKRTGGTWEQLTSGITSEVRVAEYNGRIRKSTLVVTANRLDTQAVFKCEVRDGSFQMEQTTSVNVYLFSDPATAKIYAQISSGPTTVKEGDTVILTCEARGGNPTAYTYIWYYNMTQIPNLTSKDYRISSIHYNGSGEYRCHAVNYSPGGVADASLKLDVLYKAKWDPNLPRLLTVESTPLRPVMFTLNVIANPRPTNVTWYHPNHKMATGENFIPAEVNGAYTLSKGSVATPDYGNYIAKVTNSVGMSYFAFELLREGPPRIPCCLKADNVSAVSVTLTFRSNFNGRSQQQFTIESKSGSTIDRYINIADPCFAKDVVRKIAGLKSNSMYEFRVKADNEYGSSGYGDVLKVQTPAAPNAPTIKITRNGRLVTVVFGPPIRGYTGFQLKFCGPSQTPKTTGCSSIRFNNQGLTKSTYTVSVTNETTTYVFYMDLYIGDDVAYSSGQVHPKQAVPAGSSPDGGMIAGVVVAVVILVAMVVVVVVVLHRRNMACFAGRNKPDESNHDDGKTGKTEADSVFHDPLYMNVVNRAFEGGDTPHEPVYVNSPQQNPVKDGGENPYDEMENPYADLNITPDVIASQTYAELKH from the exons ATGGCTGTTGGTGTATTCGTCGTGAGCTTCATCTTAGGTTCTCCGTTCATACCTCTCGTTGATCTGATTG TTCCACCAAAGACACCGGTTTTATCCGGATTTGAACCTGTTGCTATCGGCTCCTACCGTGAACTCGTCTGCGATGCGTCTCAACCTGATACCGCGACCATCACCTATAGATGGTATAAATACACGATTGTTCATGGTGTAGAAAATTGGGAAAGTAAAGGACCCATTGGTACAGGACAGAAGTACGTCTTCAATCTAGTGACTGAGAAGCAAGTGTTCCACACAGATAACCCTGCAGAGCCTGTCAGTGGGAAGTACCTGTGTCGAGCATCGAACTCGGCCGGAACAAGAGACAGCGAATGGGGAGATCTGTATGTCTATACACCAT GTTCCTTGTATACCGTGAGTGTTTCACCACCGAAACCTTCAATCGGAAGTACATTCACCCTCAACTGTTACATACCCAATCCAAGCGGGTTTACTGTGGAGTGGTTAAAGAGGGCTGATGCTTCATCTCCAGCTATAGATGTAGCTGCAGCGAATAAGAAGGGATGCCATGCTCCGAGTAACCCACGCTACAGATGGAGCAGCTGCAGTCCAACAAGCACCTCATCACCAACAAAGACATTCAATCTACAAGTCACCAATGCTCAGCCTTCTGATTCTGCTTACTGGATTTGTCAGGATGTTATTCTTAACTGCTACAGTAACCCAGTCAAGCCAGTGGTGCAAG tGCACCCAGGTACGCCACAGATCACCGGTTTTCCATCAGGACCAGTCATTGCTGAAACACAGCTCAACTTGAAATGTGTGGCCTCGCCTCCTGGAGATACCTACGATTGGTACAAGGATGGTACAAAGGTTACAACATCATCGAGTTACGACTTCCAAGTGACGAAGGAGAGTGCTGGTGTTTACAAGTGTTTGGCGAGAAATTATGCCGGGTCTGCCAGCAGTCCGGACAAGACATTAGTTGTTTACT ATAAACCTGATTCCGTTGTCGTGTCATCTGGAAAGACCTCATCCTATGTTGGGGAGAAGGACAAGTTCACCTGCACAGTCTCTGGCGGCAACCCCACTCCGACCGTGAAGCTCTATTTCAAGAGGTCAGGCGGAACACTAGTAGAGGTCACCCAAGGTCAAGACAGGGTGATGGCTAAAGAAGACAACCAGGCTGAGTACTACTGCGAGGCGAAGGTCACTGGGTATCCCGCATTCGATATGACTTCAAGCAGGAAGACATACAGCGTAACAT tttcaaacacCAAGGTTTCCTTTCTCAATAACCCGACCGCTGCTGTCCAGGCTGGTCAGGTAAAGAAGTTCACATGTGAGACGGATGAGAGTAACCCAGTTACCTACATCAAGTGGTATCATCATATTACTGGTTCTTCATGGCGAGATGTCACAACCGGAATCGCATCATCCGAGAGGAATGGTGTGTACGGTGGAAAGATCAGGATCAGTGAGTGGTCTGTTACTGCAGCAAAGACAATGAATGGTGCAGCGATAAGATGTATAACCACCTACTCCCTGACTGGTCATGGCTTTACGACAATAACCGATACCATAATGTATGTAAAAT TTAACCCATCAAAGATAACTTTGCTACAAATACCACCGAGAGTGATCCACGAGGGGAAACTGATCACGATCATCTGTGAGACAAACAGCGCCAACCCGGTTGCGAATATCCAGTTCCACCGGAAGAGGACAGGAGGAACCTGGGAGCAACTGACGTCGGGGATAACATCTGAAGTTAGGGTTGCTGAATACAATGGCAGGATTAGGAAGAGTactttggttgtgacagccaatAGGTTGGACACACAGGCTGTGTTCAAATGCGAGGTTCGTGATGGGTCATTCCAGATGGAACAGACAACTTCAGTTAATGTATATT TATTTTCAGACCCAGCGACCGCCAAAATATATGCCCAAATATCATCAGGCCCGACTACAGTGAAAGAAGGTGATACTGTCATATTGACATGTGAAGCAAGAGGGGGTAACCCGACAGCGTACACCTACATATGGTATTATAACATGACACAGATACCGAATTTGACTTCAAAAGACTACAGAATATCATCAATTCACTACAACGGAAGTGGGGAGTATCGCTGTCATGCGGTCAACTATTCTCCAGGTGGCGTAGCTGATGCATCATTAAAATTGGATGTTTTAT acaaagcaaaatGGGATCCCAATCTGCCAAGACTCCTCACCGTTGAAAGCACACCATTAAGACCAGTCATGTTTACACTCAACGTCATCGCCAACCCTCGACCAACGAATGTTACGTGGTATCACCCAAATCACAAGATGGCAACCGGGGAAAACTTCATCCCCGCAGAAGTAAATGGGGCATACACACTGAGCAAGGGATCTGTAGCGACTCCAGACTATGGAAACTACATCGCCAAAGTGACTAATTCTGTTGGAATGtcatattttgcttttgaacTTCTCCGCGAAG GTCCACCACGCATTCCGTGCTGTCTGAAAGCAGACAACGTTAGTGCAGtttcagtgaccttgacctttaggAGTAACTTCAATGgcagatcacaacagcagtttACCATCGAGAGCAAAAGTGGAAGCACTATCGACAGATACATCAATATAGCTGACCCGTGCTTTGCGAAAGATGTAGTGAGAAAAATAGCAGGACTGAAGAGCAATTCGATGTATGAATTCCGGGTTAAAGCGGACAACGAATATGGTAGCAGTGGCTATGGAGACGTACTTAAAGTACAGACACCAG CTGCTCCAAATGCCCCGACCATTAAGATCACCCGTAACGGGAGACTGGTGACGGTCGTGTTCGGGCCGCCGATTCGGGGGTACACAGGTTTCCAGCTGAAGTTCTGTGGGCCGAGTCAGACACCAAAAACAACAGGCTGCAGCTCGATTCGCTTTAATAACCAGGGACTAACGAAGTCAACTTACACAGTCAGTGTGACAAACGAGACCACGACCTATGTTTTCTACATGGATTTGTATATTGGCGATGATGTTGCTTATAGTTCTGGTCAAGTGCATCCTAAACAGGCCGTGCCGGCTGGAAGCAGTCCTGATGGTGGCATGATAGCTGGCGTGGTTGTCGCCGTCGTCATCCTGGTagcaatggtggtggtggttgtcgTCGTGCTACATAGGAGGAACATGGCATGCTTTGCTG GTCGAAATAAACCCGATGAATCAAACCATGATGATGGGAAAACTGGCAAAACGGAAGCTGATTCGGTTTTTCATGACCCTTTATACATGAACGTCGTCAACAGGGCATTTGAAG GTGGCGATACTCCACATGAACCGGTTTATGTGAATTCTCCTCAACAGAATCCTGTGAAAG ATGGCGGTGAAAATCCGTATGACGAAATGGAAAATCCATATGCTGACTTGAACATCACG cCTGATGTGATCGCGAGCCAGACGTATGCTGAATTGAAACATTGA
- the LOC135497007 gene encoding sialoadhesin-like isoform X2, whose translation MAVGVFVVSFILGSPFIPLVDLIVPPKTPVLSGFEPVAIGSYRELVCDASQPDTATITYRWYKYTIVHGVENWESKGPIGTGQKYVFNLVTEKQVFHTDNPAEPVSGKYLCRASNSAGTRDSEWGDLYVYTPCSLYTVSVSPPKPSIGSTFTLNCYIPNPSGFTVEWLKRADASSPAIDVAAANKKGCHAPSNPRYRWSSCSPTSTSSPTKTFNLQVTNAQPSDSAYWICQDVILNCYSNPVKPVVQVHPGTPQITGFPSGPVIAETQLNLKCVASPPGDTYDWYKDGTKVTTSSSYDFQVTKESAGVYKCLARNYAGSASSPDKTLVVYYKPDSVVVSSGKTSSYVGEKDKFTCTVSGGNPTPTVKLYFKRSGGTLVEVTQGQDRVMAKEDNQAEYYCEAKVTGYPAFDMTSSRKTYSVTFSNTKVSFLNNPTAAVQAGQVKKFTCETDESNPVTYIKWYHHITGSSWRDVTTGIASSERNGVYGGKIRISEWSVTAAKTMNGAAIRCITTYSLTGHGFTTITDTIMYVKFNPSKITLLQIPPRVIHEGKLITIICETNSANPVANIQFHRKRTGGTWEQLTSGITSEVRVAEYNGRIRKSTLVVTANRLDTQAVFKCEVRDGSFQMEQTTSVNVYLFSDPATAKIYAQISSGPTTVKEGDTVILTCEARGGNPTAYTYIWYYNMTQIPNLTSKDYRISSIHYNGSGEYRCHAVNYSPGGVADASLKLDVLYKAKWDPNLPRLLTVESTPLRPVMFTLNVIANPRPTNVTWYHPNHKMATGENFIPAEVNGAYTLSKGSVATPDYGNYIAKVTNSVGMSYFAFELLREGPPRIPCCLKADNVSAVSVTLTFRSNFNGRSQQQFTIESKSGSTIDRYINIADPCFAKDVVRKIAGLKSNSMYEFRVKADNEYGSSGYGDVLKVQTPAAPNAPTIKITRNGRLVTVVFGPPIRGYTGFQLKFCGPSQTPKTTGCSSIRFNNQGLTKSTYTVSVTNETTTYVFYMDLYIGDDVAYSSGQVHPKQAVPAGSSPDGGMIAGVVVAVVILVAMVVVVVVVLHRRNMACFAGRNKPDESNHDDGKTGKTEADSVFHDPLYMNVVNRAFEGGDTPHEPVYVNSPQQNPVKDGGENPYDEMENPYADLNITPDVIASQTYAELKI comes from the exons ATGGCTGTTGGTGTATTCGTCGTGAGCTTCATCTTAGGTTCTCCGTTCATACCTCTCGTTGATCTGATTG TTCCACCAAAGACACCGGTTTTATCCGGATTTGAACCTGTTGCTATCGGCTCCTACCGTGAACTCGTCTGCGATGCGTCTCAACCTGATACCGCGACCATCACCTATAGATGGTATAAATACACGATTGTTCATGGTGTAGAAAATTGGGAAAGTAAAGGACCCATTGGTACAGGACAGAAGTACGTCTTCAATCTAGTGACTGAGAAGCAAGTGTTCCACACAGATAACCCTGCAGAGCCTGTCAGTGGGAAGTACCTGTGTCGAGCATCGAACTCGGCCGGAACAAGAGACAGCGAATGGGGAGATCTGTATGTCTATACACCAT GTTCCTTGTATACCGTGAGTGTTTCACCACCGAAACCTTCAATCGGAAGTACATTCACCCTCAACTGTTACATACCCAATCCAAGCGGGTTTACTGTGGAGTGGTTAAAGAGGGCTGATGCTTCATCTCCAGCTATAGATGTAGCTGCAGCGAATAAGAAGGGATGCCATGCTCCGAGTAACCCACGCTACAGATGGAGCAGCTGCAGTCCAACAAGCACCTCATCACCAACAAAGACATTCAATCTACAAGTCACCAATGCTCAGCCTTCTGATTCTGCTTACTGGATTTGTCAGGATGTTATTCTTAACTGCTACAGTAACCCAGTCAAGCCAGTGGTGCAAG tGCACCCAGGTACGCCACAGATCACCGGTTTTCCATCAGGACCAGTCATTGCTGAAACACAGCTCAACTTGAAATGTGTGGCCTCGCCTCCTGGAGATACCTACGATTGGTACAAGGATGGTACAAAGGTTACAACATCATCGAGTTACGACTTCCAAGTGACGAAGGAGAGTGCTGGTGTTTACAAGTGTTTGGCGAGAAATTATGCCGGGTCTGCCAGCAGTCCGGACAAGACATTAGTTGTTTACT ATAAACCTGATTCCGTTGTCGTGTCATCTGGAAAGACCTCATCCTATGTTGGGGAGAAGGACAAGTTCACCTGCACAGTCTCTGGCGGCAACCCCACTCCGACCGTGAAGCTCTATTTCAAGAGGTCAGGCGGAACACTAGTAGAGGTCACCCAAGGTCAAGACAGGGTGATGGCTAAAGAAGACAACCAGGCTGAGTACTACTGCGAGGCGAAGGTCACTGGGTATCCCGCATTCGATATGACTTCAAGCAGGAAGACATACAGCGTAACAT tttcaaacacCAAGGTTTCCTTTCTCAATAACCCGACCGCTGCTGTCCAGGCTGGTCAGGTAAAGAAGTTCACATGTGAGACGGATGAGAGTAACCCAGTTACCTACATCAAGTGGTATCATCATATTACTGGTTCTTCATGGCGAGATGTCACAACCGGAATCGCATCATCCGAGAGGAATGGTGTGTACGGTGGAAAGATCAGGATCAGTGAGTGGTCTGTTACTGCAGCAAAGACAATGAATGGTGCAGCGATAAGATGTATAACCACCTACTCCCTGACTGGTCATGGCTTTACGACAATAACCGATACCATAATGTATGTAAAAT TTAACCCATCAAAGATAACTTTGCTACAAATACCACCGAGAGTGATCCACGAGGGGAAACTGATCACGATCATCTGTGAGACAAACAGCGCCAACCCGGTTGCGAATATCCAGTTCCACCGGAAGAGGACAGGAGGAACCTGGGAGCAACTGACGTCGGGGATAACATCTGAAGTTAGGGTTGCTGAATACAATGGCAGGATTAGGAAGAGTactttggttgtgacagccaatAGGTTGGACACACAGGCTGTGTTCAAATGCGAGGTTCGTGATGGGTCATTCCAGATGGAACAGACAACTTCAGTTAATGTATATT TATTTTCAGACCCAGCGACCGCCAAAATATATGCCCAAATATCATCAGGCCCGACTACAGTGAAAGAAGGTGATACTGTCATATTGACATGTGAAGCAAGAGGGGGTAACCCGACAGCGTACACCTACATATGGTATTATAACATGACACAGATACCGAATTTGACTTCAAAAGACTACAGAATATCATCAATTCACTACAACGGAAGTGGGGAGTATCGCTGTCATGCGGTCAACTATTCTCCAGGTGGCGTAGCTGATGCATCATTAAAATTGGATGTTTTAT acaaagcaaaatGGGATCCCAATCTGCCAAGACTCCTCACCGTTGAAAGCACACCATTAAGACCAGTCATGTTTACACTCAACGTCATCGCCAACCCTCGACCAACGAATGTTACGTGGTATCACCCAAATCACAAGATGGCAACCGGGGAAAACTTCATCCCCGCAGAAGTAAATGGGGCATACACACTGAGCAAGGGATCTGTAGCGACTCCAGACTATGGAAACTACATCGCCAAAGTGACTAATTCTGTTGGAATGtcatattttgcttttgaacTTCTCCGCGAAG GTCCACCACGCATTCCGTGCTGTCTGAAAGCAGACAACGTTAGTGCAGtttcagtgaccttgacctttaggAGTAACTTCAATGgcagatcacaacagcagtttACCATCGAGAGCAAAAGTGGAAGCACTATCGACAGATACATCAATATAGCTGACCCGTGCTTTGCGAAAGATGTAGTGAGAAAAATAGCAGGACTGAAGAGCAATTCGATGTATGAATTCCGGGTTAAAGCGGACAACGAATATGGTAGCAGTGGCTATGGAGACGTACTTAAAGTACAGACACCAG CTGCTCCAAATGCCCCGACCATTAAGATCACCCGTAACGGGAGACTGGTGACGGTCGTGTTCGGGCCGCCGATTCGGGGGTACACAGGTTTCCAGCTGAAGTTCTGTGGGCCGAGTCAGACACCAAAAACAACAGGCTGCAGCTCGATTCGCTTTAATAACCAGGGACTAACGAAGTCAACTTACACAGTCAGTGTGACAAACGAGACCACGACCTATGTTTTCTACATGGATTTGTATATTGGCGATGATGTTGCTTATAGTTCTGGTCAAGTGCATCCTAAACAGGCCGTGCCGGCTGGAAGCAGTCCTGATGGTGGCATGATAGCTGGCGTGGTTGTCGCCGTCGTCATCCTGGTagcaatggtggtggtggttgtcgTCGTGCTACATAGGAGGAACATGGCATGCTTTGCTG GTCGAAATAAACCCGATGAATCAAACCATGATGATGGGAAAACTGGCAAAACGGAAGCTGATTCGGTTTTTCATGACCCTTTATACATGAACGTCGTCAACAGGGCATTTGAAG GTGGCGATACTCCACATGAACCGGTTTATGTGAATTCTCCTCAACAGAATCCTGTGAAAG ATGGCGGTGAAAATCCGTATGACGAAATGGAAAATCCATATGCTGACTTGAACATCACG
- the LOC135497010 gene encoding synaptogenesis protein syg-2-like — MAVDVFVVSFILVSASIPLVQLIVPPKTPVLSGFEPVAIGSYRELVCDASQPDTATITYRWYKYSIVHGVENWESKGPIGTGQKYVFNLVTEKQVFHTGNPAEPVSGKYLCRASNSAGTRDSEWGDLYVYRQCSLYTVSVSPPKPAIGGTFTLNCHIPNPSGMSVYWLKKADASSTYSGVAGANKKLCFDTSNPRYSWSSCIPPSISSPTKTFNLQVTNAQPSDSGYWICQDISLSCNSNPVKPVVQAHPGTPQITGFPSEPVIAGTQLNLKCVALPPGDTYDWYKDGTKVTTSSGYDFQVTKESAGVYKCVARNDVGSAPSSDKTLVVYYKPDSVVVSSGKTSSYVGEKDKFTCTVSGGNPDPTVKLYFKRSGGTPVEVTQGQDRVMAKEDNQAEYYCEAKVTGYPAFDTTSSRKTCSVTFSNTKVSFLNNPTVAVQAGQVKKFTCETDESNPVTYIKWYKSTGSSWRDVTSGISSSERNGAYGGKIRISEWSVTATKSMNGATIRCASTYSLTGHVFTTNTDTTMYVKFNPSKITLPQIPPRVIYEGKLITIICETNSANPVANVTFHRKRTGGTWEQLTSGITSEDRAAEYNGRIRKSTLVVTANRLDTQTVFKCEVRDGSFQMEQTTTVNVYYPASVVLSLASTTVKEGDTVTLTCEARGGNPTAYTYKWYYNMTQIPNTTSRQYRISSIQYNRSGEYRCRVVNYSPGGIADASLKLDVLYKAKLDPNLPRLLTVESRPLRPVMFTLNVIANPRPTNVTWYHPNHKMATGENFIPAEVNGAYTLSKGSVATPDYGNYIAKVTNSVGMSYFAFELLREGPPRIPCCLKADNVSAVSVTLTFRSNFNGRSQQQFTIESKNGSTIDRYINIADPCFAKDVVRKIAGLKSNSMYEFRVKVDNEYGTSGYGDVLKVQTLAAPNVPTFKITRNGRLATVVFGPPIREYTSFQLKFCGPSQTPKTSGCGGVRFTIHDPTTSTYTVSVTHDTTIYVFYMDLYIGDDVVYSSGQVHPKQAVPAGSNPDGGMIAGVVVAVVILVAMVVVVVVVLHRRNMACFAGRNKPDESNHDDGKTGKTEADSVLHDPLYMKVVNRAFEGGDTPHEPVYVNSPQQNPVKDGGENPYDEMENPYADLNITPDVIASQTYAELKD, encoded by the exons ATGGCTGTTGATGTTTTCGTCGTGAGCTTCATCTTAGTTTCTGCGTCAATCCCTCTGGTTCAGCTGATTG TTCCACCAAAGACACCGGTTTTATCCGGATTTGAACCTGTTGCTATCGGCTCCTACCGTGAACTCGTCTGCGATGCGTCTCAACCTGATACCGCGACCATCACCTATAGATGGTATAAATACTCGATTGTTCATGGTGTAGAAAATTGGGAAAGTAAAGGACCCATTGGTACAGGACAGAAGTACGTCTTCAATCTAGTGACTGAGAAGCAAGTGTTCCACACAGGTAACCCTGCAGAGCCTGTCAGTGGGAAGTACCTGTGTCGAGCATCGAACTCGGCCGGAACAAGAGACAGCGAATGGGGAGATCTGTATGTCTATAGACAAT GTTCCTTGTATACCGTGAGTGTTTCACCACCCAAACCTGCCATCGGAGGTACATTCACCCTCAACTGTCACATACCCAATCCAAGTGGAATGTCTGTGTATTGGTTAAAGAAGGCTGATGCTTCATCTACTTATTCAGGTGTAGCAGGAGCAAATAAGAAGTTATGCTTTGATACAAGTAACCCACGCTACAGTTGGAGCAGCTGCATCCCACCAAGTATCTCATCACCGACAAAGACATTCAATCTACAAGTCACCAATGCTCAGCCTTCTGATTCTGGTTACTGGATTTGTCAGGATATTAGTCTAAGCTGCAACAGTAACCCAGTCAAGCCAGTGGTGCAAG CTCACCCAGGCACGCCACAGATCACCGGTTTTCCATCAGAACCAGTCATTGCTGGAACACAGCTCAACTTGAAGTGTGTGGCCTTGCCTCCTGGAGATACCTACGATTGGTACAAAGATGGCACAAAGGTTACAACATCATCGGGTTACGACTTCCAAGTGACAAAGGAGAGTGCTGGTGTTTACAAGTGTGTGGCGAGAAATGATGTCGGGTCTGCTCCAAGTAGTGACAAGACATTAGTCGTTTATT ACAAACCTGATTCCGTGGTCGTGTCATCTGGAAAGACCTCATCCTATGTTGGGGAGAAGGACAAGTTCACCTGCACAGTCTCTGGCGGCAACCCCGACCCGACCGTTAAGCTCTATTTCAAGAGGTCAGGTGGAACACCAGTAGAGGTCACCCAAGGTCAAGATAGGGTGATGGCTAAAGAAGACAACCAGGCTGAGTACTACTGCGAGGCGAAGGTCACTGGGTATCCCGCCTTCGATACGACTTCAAGCAGGAAGACATGCAGCGTAACAT tttcaaacacCAAGGTTTCCTTTCTCAATAACCCGACCGTTGCTGTCCAGGCTGGTCAGGTAAAGAAGTTCACATGTGAGACGGATGAGAGTAACCCAGTTACCTACATCAAGTGGTATAAAAGTACTGGTTCTTCATGGCGAGATGTTACAAGCGGAATCTCATCATCCGAGAGGAATGGTGCGTACGGTGGAAAGATCAGGATAAGTGAGTGGTCTGTAACTGCAACAAAGTCAATGAATGGTGCAACGATAAGATGTGCGTCCACCTACTCCCTGACTGGTCATGTTTTTACGACAAATACCGATACCACAATGTATGTAAAAT TTAACCCATCAAAGATAACTTTGCCACAAATACCACCGAGAGTGATCTACGAGGGGAAACTGATCACGATCATCTGTGAGACAAACAGCGCCAACCCGGTTGCGAATGTAACGTTCCACCGGAAGAGGACAGGAGGAACCTGGGAGCAACTGACGTCGGGGATAACATCTGAAGACAGGGCGGCAGAATACAATGGCAGGATTCGGAAGAGTactttggttgtgacagccaatAGGTTGGACACACAGACTGTGTTCAAATGCGAGGTTCGTGATGGGTCATTCCAGATGGAACAGACAACTACAGTTAATGTATATT ACCCAGCAAGCGTCGTATTATCATTAGCCTCGACTACAGTGAAAGAAGGCGATACTGTCACATTGACATGTGAAGCAAGAGGGGGTAACCCGACAGCGTACACCTACAAATGGTATTATAACATGACACAGATACCGAATACGACTTCCAGACAATACAGAATATCATCAATTCAGTACAACAGGAGTGGAGAGTATCGCTGTCGTGTGGTCAACTATTCTCCAGGTGGCATAGCTGATGCATCATTAAAATTGGATGTTTTAT acaaagcaaaatTGGATCCCAATCTGCCGAGACTCCTCACCGTTGAAAGCAGACCATTAAGACCAGTCATGTTTACACTCAACGTCATCGCCAACCCTCGACCAACGAATGTTACGTGGTATCACCCAAATCACAAGATGGCAACCGGGGAAAACTTCATCCCCGCGGAAGTAAATGGGGCATACACACTGAGCAAGGGATCTGTAGCGACTCCAGACTATGGAAACTACATCGCCAAAGTGACTAATTCTGTTGGAATGtcatattttgcttttgaacTTCTCCGCGAAG GTCCACCACGCATTCCGTGCTGTCTGAAAGCAGACAACGTTAGTGCAGtttcagtgaccttgacctttaggAGTAACTTCAATGgcagatcacaacagcagttcacCATCGAGAGCAAAAACGGAAGCACCATCGACAGATACATCAATATAGCTGACCCGTGCTTTGCGAAAGATGTAGTGAGAAAAATAGCAGGACTGAAGAGCAATTCGATGTATGAATTCCGGGTTAAAGTGGACAACGAATATGGCACCAGTGGCTATGGAGACGTACTTAAAGTACAGACACTAG CTGCTCCAAATGTCCCGACGTTTAAGATCACCCGTAACGGGAGACTGGCGACCGTGGTGTTCGGGCCGCCGATTCGGGAGTACACAAGTTTCCAGCTCAAATTCTGTGGGCCCAGTCAGACACCAAAAACGTCTGGATGCGGCGGGGTTCGCTTCACCATCCATGATCCAACGACATCAACTTACACAGTTAGTGTGACACACGATACCACGATCTATGTTTTCTACATGGATTTGTATATTGGCGATGATGTTGTTTATAGTTCTGGTCAAGTGCATCCTAAACAGGCCGTGCCGGCTGGAAGTAATCCTGATGGTGGCATGATAGCTGGTGTGGTTGTCGCCGTCGTCATCCTGGTagcaatggtggtggtggttgtcgTCGTGCTACATAGGAGGAACATGGCATGCTTTGCTG GTCGAAATAAACCCGATGAATCAAACCATGATGATGGGAAAACTGGCAAAACGGAAGCTGATTCGGTTTTGCATGACCCTTTATACATGAAAGTCGTCAACAGGGCATTTGAAG GTGGCGATACTCCACATGAACCGGTTTATGTGAATTCTCCTCAACAGAATCCCGTGAAAG ATGGCGGTGAAAATCCGTATGACGAAATGGAAAATCCATATGCTGACTTGAACATCACG cCTGATGTGATCGCGAGCCAGACGTATGCTGAATTGAAAGATTGA